One genomic segment of Bos javanicus breed banteng chromosome 23, ARS-OSU_banteng_1.0, whole genome shotgun sequence includes these proteins:
- the LOC133235997 gene encoding olfactory receptor 2W1-like, producing MINDSYFGGFILLGFPGRPQLEMIISGVVFFFYTIALIGNIAIILVPLLDERLQIPMYFFLRNLAILDLCYTTNIVPQMLVNVWGKDKKISFSSCAFQLFIDVTLCTVECMLLGVMSYDRFNAVCKPLHYMTIMSPQLCQGLVIMTWIIGIINGVILSPYAMSLPRCENHHLDHYFCEISAMVKIACVDTKVMEEMLFASCFFIFLPPLLLILVSYSFIAVAVLKIKCAAGRQKAFGTCSSHLIVVSIFYGTVIYMYIQPGNSPSQDEGKLLSIFYSIVTPSLNPLIYTLRNKEFKGAMKRLVRKEKPSEETVGH from the coding sequence atgatcaaTGATAGCTACTTTGGTGGTTTTATACTCCTTGGTTTCCCTGgacggcctcaactggagatgatcATCTCTGgggttgtctttttcttctacACTATTGCCTTGATAGGAAATATTGCCATCATCCTGGTGCCATTACTAGATGAGCGTCTCCAAATTcctatgtacttcttcctcagaaATTTGGCCATCTTGGATCTCTGTTATACCACAAATATAGTCCCACAGATGTTGGTCAATGTTTGGGGTAAAGACAAAAAAATCTCTTTCAGCAGTTGTGCCTTCCAACTTTTCATTGATGTGACATTATGCACAGTTGAATGTATGCTCCTGGGTGTGATGTCCTATGACAGATTCAATGCTGTCTGCAAGCCTCTACATTATATGACAATAATGAGCCCTCAACTCTGTCAAGGCCTAGTGATCATGACCTGGATAATTGGTATCATTAATGGTGTGATCCTCTCTCCCTATGCTATGAGTCTTCCTCGATGTGAAAACCACCACCTGGATCACTATTTCTGTGAGATATCTGCAATGGTCAAAATTGCATGTGTGGACACCAAAGTCATGGAAGAAATGCTATTTGCATcgtgttttttcattttcctcccaCCACTTCTTCTCATTCTGGTTTCATATAGCTTCATTGCTGTAGCTGTGCTCAAGATCAAGTGTGCAGCAGGGAGACAAAAAGCATTTGGGACCTGTTCCTCCCATCTCATTGTGGTATCCATCTTCTATGGGACTGTTATCTACATGTACATACAACCAGGAAACAGTCCATCTCAGGATGAGGGTAAACTACTCAGTATCTTTTATTCCATTGTTACTCCCAGCTTGAACCCACTGATCTATACACTAAGGAATAAGGAGTTCAAGGGGGCCATGAAGAGGCTggttagaaaagaaaaaccttcTGAAGAAACAGTAGGACACTAA